One window of the Stegostoma tigrinum isolate sSteTig4 chromosome 16, sSteTig4.hap1, whole genome shotgun sequence genome contains the following:
- the hsbp1b gene encoding heat shock factor-binding protein 1b, which translates to MSETDPKTVQDLTAVVTTLLQQMQDKFQTMSDQIIGRIDEMSARIDDLEKNIADLMTQAGVEEIEGGENKAPK; encoded by the exons ATGTCGGAGACAGACCCGAAGACGGTGCAGGACTTGACTGCAgtg GTTACTACACTGCTCCAACAGATGCAAGACAAATTCCAGACAATGTCTGACCAGATCATCGGTAGAA TTGATGAGATGAGTGCTCGCATTGATGATCTAGAGAAAAATATTGCTGACCTCATGACACAAGCAGGAGTTGAAGAAATAGAAGGAGGAGAAAATAAG GCTCCCAAGTAA